In one Pseudomonas sp. 31-12 genomic region, the following are encoded:
- a CDS encoding DUF3299 domain-containing protein gives MRRLFLTLLLLGSGLAHAGELPETDWLELMPKSDQKALEAMPEIDHNSPEGDGTFTEKGGMKQSKGLPAVMYSTKTVPSMNDKNIRIGGYPVPLESDAKGRSTLFFLVPYPGACIHVPPPPPNQLVLVRYPKGLKLDDIYTPLWVTGTLKIEKVNNDLADAAYALDAAKVRVVQESDL, from the coding sequence ATGCGCCGTCTTTTTTTGACTCTCCTCCTTTTGGGCAGCGGCTTGGCCCATGCCGGCGAACTGCCGGAAACCGACTGGCTCGAGCTGATGCCCAAGTCGGATCAGAAAGCCCTCGAGGCCATGCCTGAAATCGACCATAACTCCCCCGAAGGCGATGGTACCTTTACCGAAAAAGGTGGCATGAAGCAGAGCAAAGGCTTGCCGGCGGTGATGTATTCGACCAAAACCGTGCCGTCGATGAACGACAAGAACATCCGCATCGGGGGGTATCCGGTGCCTTTGGAGTCCGATGCCAAGGGGCGCAGTACGCTGTTCTTCCTCGTGCCGTACCCGGGCGCCTGCATCCACGTGCCGCCACCGCCGCCTAATCAGTTGGTGCTGGTGCGTTATCCGAAAGGTTTGAAGCTGGATGACATCTACACGCCGCTGTGGGTGACCGGCACGTTGAAGATCGAGAAGGTCAACAATGATCTGGCTGACGCGGCGTATGCGCTGGATGCGGCGAAGGTGCGAGTGGTGCAGGAGTCCGATCTCTAA
- a CDS encoding GlsB/YeaQ/YmgE family stress response membrane protein: MGIIGTIFIGLIVGLLARFLKPGDDSMGWIMTILLGIGGSLAATYGGQALGIYHAGEGAGFIGALVGAVVLLVIYGLIRKN, from the coding sequence ATGGGAATTATCGGAACCATCTTTATCGGCTTGATCGTCGGCCTGCTGGCCCGGTTCCTGAAACCGGGCGATGACAGCATGGGCTGGATCATGACTATCCTGCTCGGTATCGGCGGTTCGCTGGCGGCCACTTATGGCGGCCAGGCTCTGGGCATCTATCACGCGGGCGAAGGTGCAGGCTTCATCGGTGCGCTGGTCGGCGCGGTGGTGTTGCTGGTGATCTACGGTTTGATCAGAAAGAACTGA
- a CDS encoding 5-(carboxyamino)imidazole ribonucleotide synthase, with translation MKIGVIGGGQLGRMLALAGTPLGMNFAFLDPAPDACAAALGEHLRADYGDQDHLRQLADEVDLVTFEFESVPAETVAFLSQFVPVYPSAEALRIARDRWFEKSMFKDLGIPTPAFADIQSQADLDAAVASIGLPAVLKTRTLGYDGKGQKVLRKPEDVVGTFAELGSVACLLEGFVPFTGEVSLIAVRARDGETRFYPLVHNTHDSGILKLSVASTDHPLQALAEDYSSRVLKQLNYVGVMAFEFFEVDGGLKANEIAPRVHNSGHWTTEGAECSQFENHLRAVAGLPLGSTAKVGESAMLNFIGKVPDTEKVLAIADCHLHHYGKAFKVGRKVGHANLRCANRETLAAQILKVEALIAE, from the coding sequence ATGAAGATCGGTGTAATCGGTGGCGGCCAGTTGGGTCGCATGTTGGCGTTGGCGGGCACTCCGCTGGGCATGAACTTCGCTTTTCTGGACCCGGCGCCGGATGCTTGCGCAGCTGCGTTGGGCGAACACCTGCGGGCCGATTACGGCGATCAGGATCACTTGCGCCAGCTGGCCGATGAAGTTGATCTGGTGACCTTCGAGTTCGAAAGCGTCCCGGCTGAAACCGTGGCGTTCCTGTCGCAATTCGTCCCGGTCTACCCAAGCGCCGAAGCCCTGCGCATCGCTCGTGATCGCTGGTTCGAGAAGAGCATGTTCAAGGACCTGGGGATTCCCACCCCGGCGTTTGCCGACATTCAATCGCAAGCCGATCTGGACGCCGCTGTCGCTTCCATCGGTCTGCCGGCCGTGTTGAAAACCCGCACCCTGGGTTACGACGGCAAGGGCCAGAAAGTCCTGCGCAAACCGGAAGATGTGGTCGGCACCTTCGCCGAACTGGGCAGCGTGGCCTGCCTGCTGGAAGGCTTCGTGCCGTTTACCGGTGAAGTCTCGCTGATCGCCGTGCGTGCTCGCGATGGTGAAACCAGGTTCTACCCACTGGTTCACAACACCCACGACAGCGGCATCCTCAAGCTGTCCGTGGCCAGCACCGACCACCCGCTGCAGGCTTTGGCCGAAGACTACTCCAGCCGCGTGCTCAAGCAGTTGAATTACGTCGGCGTGATGGCGTTCGAGTTCTTCGAAGTCGACGGTGGCCTCAAGGCCAACGAAATCGCCCCGCGCGTGCACAACTCCGGGCACTGGACCACCGAAGGCGCCGAGTGCAGCCAGTTCGAAAACCACTTGCGAGCCGTTGCCGGTCTGCCGCTGGGTTCGACGGCCAAGGTCGGCGAGAGCGCAATGCTCAACTTCATCGGTAAAGTGCCGGACACCGAGAAAGTCCTGGCCATCGCCGATTGCCATCTGCACCACTATGGCAAGGCGTTCAAGGTCGGCCGCAAGGTCGGTCACGCCAACCTGCGTTGTGCAAACCGCGAAACACTGGCCGCGCAGATCCTCAAGGTCGAAGCGCTCATCGCCGAATAA
- the purE gene encoding 5-(carboxyamino)imidazole ribonucleotide mutase encodes MSALVGVIMGSKSDWSTLSHTADMLEKLGIPYEVKVVSAHRTPDLLFQYAEEAEARGIEVIIAGAGGAAHLPGMCAAKTHLPVLGVPVQSSMLSGVDSLLSIVQMPAGIPVATLAIGKAGAINAALLSASILGAKHPQFHAVLKKFRAEQTDSVLENPDPRIA; translated from the coding sequence ATGAGTGCACTGGTTGGCGTGATCATGGGCTCCAAGTCCGATTGGTCCACCCTTAGCCACACCGCCGATATGCTGGAAAAGCTCGGCATCCCTTACGAGGTGAAAGTGGTCTCCGCCCACCGCACCCCGGACCTGCTGTTCCAGTACGCCGAAGAGGCCGAGGCGCGTGGCATCGAGGTGATCATCGCCGGTGCCGGTGGCGCGGCCCACTTGCCTGGCATGTGTGCGGCCAAGACCCACCTGCCGGTGCTGGGCGTTCCGGTGCAGTCGTCGATGCTTTCGGGCGTCGATTCGCTGCTCTCGATCGTGCAGATGCCTGCGGGCATCCCGGTTGCCACCCTGGCCATCGGCAAGGCCGGCGCGATCAACGCTGCCCTGCTGTCGGCGAGTATCCTCGGCGCCAAGCACCCGCAATTCCACGCGGTGCTGAAAAAATTCCGTGCTGAGCAGACAGACAGCGTCCTGGAAAATCCAGACCCACGCATCGCCTGA
- a CDS encoding LysR substrate-binding domain-containing protein codes for MNLESKWLEDFSALAATRSFSQAAERRFVTQPAFSRRIRSLEAALGLTLVNRSRTPVELTAAGQLFLVTARTVVEQLGEVLRHLHHLEGGQGEVMQVAAAHSLALGFFPRWIAQLRNEGLNIATRLVATNVGDAVHALREGGCDLMLAFYDPDAALQMDPEIFPSLHLGDTEMLPVCAADADGKPLFDLEGEGSVPLLAYSAGAFLGRSVNMLLRQRALRFTTIYETAMADSLKSMALEGLGIAWVPQLSVRAELARGELVVCGGPQWHVPLEIRLYRCALVRKANVRLLWRKLEGGAAQGTTGS; via the coding sequence ATGAATCTGGAAAGTAAATGGCTCGAGGACTTCAGCGCTCTGGCCGCGACACGTAGCTTCTCCCAGGCTGCGGAACGACGCTTCGTGACTCAGCCGGCGTTCAGCCGCCGGATCCGCAGCCTTGAAGCCGCGCTGGGGTTGACGCTGGTCAATCGCTCGCGCACGCCCGTCGAACTGACGGCGGCGGGGCAGTTGTTCCTGGTGACCGCACGAACCGTGGTCGAACAGCTCGGCGAAGTGCTGCGCCACCTTCATCATCTGGAAGGCGGGCAGGGTGAAGTGATGCAAGTGGCTGCCGCTCACTCCCTGGCATTGGGCTTTTTTCCGCGCTGGATCGCGCAATTGCGTAATGAAGGTTTGAACATCGCCACGCGGTTGGTGGCGACTAACGTCGGCGATGCGGTGCATGCGCTGCGAGAAGGCGGTTGCGACTTGATGCTGGCGTTCTATGACCCGGACGCAGCCTTGCAGATGGACCCGGAAATCTTCCCGTCCCTGCACCTCGGCGACACCGAAATGCTTCCTGTCTGCGCAGCGGATGCCGATGGCAAGCCGTTGTTTGATCTGGAGGGCGAGGGCAGTGTGCCGCTGCTGGCCTATAGCGCGGGTGCGTTTCTCGGGCGTTCGGTGAACATGCTGCTGCGTCAGCGTGCGCTGCGCTTCACCACCATCTATGAGACCGCCATGGCCGACAGCTTGAAAAGCATGGCGCTGGAGGGGTTGGGGATTGCGTGGGTGCCGCAATTGAGTGTGCGCGCCGAGCTGGCGCGCGGTGAGCTGGTGGTGTGCGGCGGCCCGCAATGGCATGTGCCGCTGGAGATTCGTCTGTATCGCTGCGCGCTGGTGCGCAAGGCGAATGTGCGGTTGTTGTGGCGCAAGCTGGAAGGCGGCGCGGCCCAAGGCACAACCGGTTCCTGA
- the aspA gene encoding aspartate ammonia-lyase, whose amino-acid sequence MSSAASFRTEKDLLGVLEVPAQAYYGIQTLRAVNNFRLSGVPISHYPKLVVGLAMVKQAAADANRELGHLSEAKHAAISEACARLIRGDFHEEFVVDMIQGGAGTSTNMNANEVIANIALEAMGHQKGEYQYLHPNNDVNMAQSTNDAYPTAIRLGLLLGHDALLASLDSLIQSFAAKGVEFSHVLKMGRTQLQDAVPMTLGQEFRAFATTLSEDLARLKTLAPELLTEVNLGGTAIGTGINADPRYQHLAVERLALISGQPLVPAADLIEATSDMGAFVLFSGMLKRTAVKLSKICNDLRLLSSGPRTGINEINLPARQPGSSIMPGKVNPVIPEAVNQVAFQIIGNDLALTIAAEGGQLQLNVMEPLIAFKIFDSIRLLQRAMDMLREHCIVGITANEERCRELVEHSIGLVTALNPYIGYENATRIARIALESGRGVLELVREEGLLDDEMLADILRPENMIAPRLVPLKA is encoded by the coding sequence ATGTCCTCCGCTGCATCTTTCCGCACAGAAAAAGACCTGCTTGGCGTACTCGAAGTACCTGCTCAAGCGTATTACGGCATCCAGACCCTGCGAGCGGTGAACAACTTCCGTCTCTCCGGCGTTCCGATTTCGCATTACCCGAAGCTGGTTGTCGGTCTGGCGATGGTCAAACAGGCCGCCGCTGACGCCAACCGCGAGTTGGGTCACCTGAGCGAAGCCAAGCACGCTGCCATCAGCGAAGCCTGTGCACGTTTGATCCGCGGCGATTTCCACGAAGAGTTCGTGGTGGACATGATTCAAGGCGGCGCTGGCACTTCGACCAACATGAATGCCAACGAAGTCATCGCCAACATCGCGCTGGAGGCCATGGGTCACCAGAAGGGCGAATACCAATACCTGCACCCGAACAACGACGTGAACATGGCGCAGTCGACCAACGACGCCTACCCGACCGCGATCCGTCTGGGTCTGCTGCTGGGTCACGACGCGCTGCTGGCCAGCCTCGACAGCCTGATCCAGTCGTTTGCTGCCAAGGGTGTTGAATTCAGCCACGTCCTGAAGATGGGTCGTACCCAGCTGCAAGACGCCGTGCCGATGACCCTGGGCCAGGAATTCCGCGCCTTCGCCACCACGCTGAGCGAAGACCTGGCGCGCCTGAAGACCCTGGCGCCTGAGCTGCTGACCGAAGTGAACCTGGGCGGCACCGCGATCGGCACCGGCATCAACGCCGACCCGCGCTACCAGCACCTGGCCGTTGAGCGTCTGGCCCTGATCAGCGGTCAACCGCTGGTTCCGGCGGCCGATCTGATCGAAGCCACCTCCGACATGGGCGCCTTCGTGCTGTTCTCCGGCATGCTCAAGCGCACCGCGGTGAAGCTGTCGAAGATCTGCAACGACCTGCGCCTGCTGTCCAGCGGCCCACGCACCGGCATCAACGAAATCAACCTGCCGGCGCGTCAGCCAGGCAGCTCGATCATGCCAGGCAAGGTCAACCCGGTAATCCCGGAAGCGGTTAACCAGGTGGCGTTCCAGATCATCGGCAACGACCTGGCCCTGACCATCGCGGCCGAAGGCGGTCAGTTGCAACTGAACGTGATGGAGCCGCTGATCGCGTTCAAGATTTTCGACTCGATCCGCCTGCTGCAACGCGCCATGGACATGCTGCGCGAGCACTGCATCGTCGGCATCACCGCCAACGAAGAGCGCTGCCGTGAACTGGTCGAGCACTCGATCGGCTTGGTCACCGCGCTGAACCCGTATATCGGCTATGAAAACGCCACCCGCATCGCTCGTATCGCGCTGGAAAGCGGCCGCGGCGTGCTGGAACTGGTGCGCGAAGAAGGCTTGCTCGACGATGAAATGCTCGCCGACATCCTGCGCCCGGAAAACATGATTGCTCCGCGTCTGGTGCCTTTGAAGGCATAA
- a CDS encoding sodium:alanine symporter family protein yields MLEVINDFLSGKVLIVLIVGLGSYFTIRSRFVQLRHFFHMFAVFRDSLKSSAGQLSSFQALMLSLAGRVGAGNIAGVGIAVTLGGPGAVFWMWVTALVGMSSSFFECSLGQLYKRTDADGTYRGGPSYYIQHGLQKRWLGMVMAFLLLVTFGFAFNGLQAHAVTHSLNNAFGLDTTYTGLALAVLLGLVFIGGIKRIAKVADLLVPVKTLVYIGVTIYVIVLQFDHVPAMLMTIVKSAFGLDQAFGGLIGSAIVMGVKRGVFANEAGLGSAPNVAAVASVEHPVAQGVVQAFSVFLDTFVICTCTALLILLSGFYTPGFEGDGIALTQNSLAAVVGDWGRSFISVALSLFVFTSILYNYYLGESNLRFMIGENRKALIGYRVLVLVLIFWGAIENLGTVFAFADITMTLLAFVNLIALFLLFKVGMRILRDYDDQRAAGIKTPVFDSSKFPDLDLDLKAWPANPPAAAPKAEAEPQGVPAAQR; encoded by the coding sequence ATGCTCGAAGTCATTAACGACTTCCTCTCAGGGAAAGTACTGATCGTGCTCATTGTCGGGCTCGGTAGCTACTTCACGATCCGCTCGCGTTTCGTTCAATTGCGCCACTTCTTCCACATGTTCGCGGTGTTCCGCGACAGCCTGAAAAGCAGCGCCGGGCAACTCAGTTCGTTCCAGGCCCTGATGCTCAGCCTTGCGGGACGTGTCGGCGCGGGTAACATCGCCGGTGTCGGTATCGCCGTGACCCTGGGTGGCCCAGGTGCGGTGTTCTGGATGTGGGTGACCGCACTGGTCGGCATGTCCAGCAGCTTCTTCGAATGTTCCCTTGGTCAGCTCTACAAACGTACGGATGCCGACGGCACCTACCGTGGCGGCCCGTCCTACTACATCCAGCACGGCCTGCAGAAGCGCTGGCTGGGTATGGTCATGGCGTTCCTGCTGCTGGTGACCTTCGGCTTCGCCTTCAACGGCCTGCAAGCCCACGCCGTGACTCACTCGCTGAACAACGCCTTCGGCCTTGACACCACCTACACGGGCCTCGCCCTGGCGGTGTTGCTGGGCCTGGTGTTCATCGGCGGGATCAAGCGCATCGCCAAGGTCGCTGACCTGCTGGTGCCGGTCAAAACCCTGGTGTACATCGGCGTGACCATTTACGTGATCGTGCTGCAATTCGACCACGTTCCAGCGATGTTGATGACCATCGTCAAAAGCGCCTTCGGTCTCGACCAGGCCTTCGGCGGCCTGATCGGCAGCGCCATCGTCATGGGCGTGAAGCGTGGCGTGTTCGCCAACGAAGCGGGCCTGGGCAGTGCGCCGAACGTGGCCGCAGTCGCTTCGGTCGAGCACCCGGTGGCACAAGGCGTGGTCCAGGCGTTCAGCGTGTTCCTCGACACCTTCGTGATCTGCACCTGCACCGCGCTGCTGATCCTGCTGTCGGGCTTCTACACCCCGGGCTTCGAAGGCGACGGCATTGCTCTGACCCAGAACTCGCTGGCCGCCGTGGTTGGTGACTGGGGCCGCAGTTTCATTTCCGTAGCCCTGTCGTTGTTCGTGTTCACCTCGATCCTCTACAACTACTACCTGGGCGAGAGCAACCTGCGCTTCATGATCGGTGAAAACCGCAAGGCGCTGATCGGCTATCGCGTGCTGGTACTGGTGTTGATCTTCTGGGGTGCGATCGAAAACCTCGGCACGGTGTTCGCCTTCGCCGACATCACCATGACCTTGCTCGCGTTCGTGAACCTGATCGCACTGTTCCTGCTGTTCAAAGTCGGCATGCGCATCCTGCGTGACTACGATGACCAGCGTGCTGCCGGGATCAAGACGCCAGTGTTCGACTCGAGCAAGTTCCCGGATCTGGATCTGGACCTGAAAGCCTGGCCAGCCAATCCGCCAGCGGCTGCTCCAAAGGCTGAAGCCGAGCCGCAAGGCGTACCCGCAGCGCAACGCTGA
- a CDS encoding asparaginase, with protein sequence MVPNSFPAAQHVMVLYTGGTIGMQASANGLTPASGFEARMREYLHSQPELVVPQWRFREMSPLIDSANMSPAYWQQLREAVVDAVDVQGCDSVLILHGTDTLAYSAAAMSFQLLGLNARVVFTGSMLPAGVTDSDAWENLSGALVALGNGLAPGVHLYFHGELLDPTHCAKVRSFGRHPFKRLERQGGGVKATSLPAQLNYNQSKQLAKVAVLPLFPGIGAEQLDGVLNSGIQGLVLECYGSGTGPSDNPEFLAALERARDKGVVVVAVTQCHEGGVELDVYEAGSRLRGVGVLSGGGMTREAAFGKLHGLLGAGLDTAEVRRLVELDLCGELS encoded by the coding sequence ATGGTTCCCAATTCCTTTCCTGCCGCTCAGCACGTCATGGTGCTCTACACCGGTGGCACCATCGGTATGCAGGCCAGCGCCAATGGCCTGACTCCGGCGTCCGGTTTCGAAGCGCGGATGCGCGAATACCTGCACAGTCAGCCTGAACTCGTGGTACCGCAGTGGCGCTTTCGCGAGATGTCGCCGCTGATCGACAGTGCCAACATGAGCCCGGCGTACTGGCAGCAACTGCGTGAAGCGGTGGTCGACGCCGTTGATGTCCAGGGCTGCGACAGCGTATTGATCCTGCATGGCACCGATACCCTCGCCTACAGCGCCGCCGCGATGAGTTTTCAATTGCTCGGTCTGAATGCCCGCGTGGTGTTTACCGGTTCGATGCTGCCGGCCGGCGTGACCGACAGCGATGCCTGGGAAAACCTCAGTGGCGCGTTGGTTGCTCTGGGCAACGGCCTGGCACCGGGCGTTCATTTGTACTTCCACGGCGAACTGCTGGACCCGACTCATTGCGCGAAGGTTCGTAGTTTCGGTCGCCATCCGTTCAAGCGCCTGGAGCGTCAGGGCGGTGGTGTAAAAGCCACTTCGCTGCCGGCTCAATTGAATTACAACCAGAGCAAGCAATTGGCGAAAGTTGCTGTGTTGCCGTTGTTTCCCGGTATCGGCGCCGAGCAACTGGATGGCGTGCTGAATAGCGGCATTCAAGGTTTGGTGCTGGAGTGCTACGGCAGCGGCACTGGGCCGAGCGATAACCCTGAGTTTCTGGCCGCTCTGGAGCGGGCGCGGGACAAAGGTGTGGTTGTTGTCGCCGTCACCCAATGCCATGAAGGTGGCGTTGAGCTGGATGTCTACGAGGCCGGTAGCCGGTTGCGCGGCGTTGGCGTGCTTTCGGGCGGCGGCATGACCCGTGAAGCGGCGTTCGGCAAGTTGCATGGGTTGCTGGGTGCCGGGCTGGACACCGCCGAAGTGCGGCGCCTGGTCGAGCTCGACCTTTGCGGTGAACTCAGCTGA